In Capricornis sumatraensis isolate serow.1 chromosome 2, serow.2, whole genome shotgun sequence, the DNA window tgggatcttagctgagGCATACAAATTCCCACTCGCAGCACTGAGAGCACAGAGCCTCAGCCACTGGGCCACGGTGGAACTTCAGGAAAGACCCTTATTTCTGATTTTACCTGTAAAATACCTATAATATCTTTCTATTAATGAGTGCATGTGTCTGCTTATGTATATTAAGAAAACTTCTATAAGTCTAAGTAAATTTGCCTTTTTCCCCAGCTATGAGTTTTTAATGATAAATTCACTGAGTATTGAAAATTAACTGAATGCTTATTGTGAATCTTTGAGATACTATAAATCTCCTTCAGTCTGTCATAAAccacattaattttatttttattgtgaaatataagatttctttaaaatgagCAGAATGTATGTACATTtaacaaaaaattacaaagcaaaaTCTGTTGTAACTACCATCCATGTCAAACCTGAATCATCACTACCACTCCATAAGCTCCTATGCCATCTTCTAGCTGGGTATTAAATATTCAGCCTATGTTCTTTCTGAGGACAGCCCCAAAATATATTGTACATATTTAAATTACCAAAAATTTGTAACTTTACCCTTCAGGGTAAAAAGTCCATCAAATACTTTAACACTGTTTACTCTTTCTATACTTAGGTTattgttgtgttttatttttctaaccaCTTTAGAAACCActactattttatatttagattaCAAAATTGATACATTTCCAttactctcccttttctctcacATTTTGGGCCTTCCCTCTGCCTCAAATGTATCATCTAGAATCTTAGTGAGGATCTGACAGGTGCTGCAATCTTCGTTATCTAATAATGTTTATCATGCGgtcattttctttaaagatttttattgaaTACAGAATTTTAGATAGCAAGTCGTTTCATCACATTCATGACGACTTTCTGCTATGTTCTGGATCCCACTGGCATTGAGAAATCAGCTGTTGTTCCTTTGAGAAGCTGAACGCAATGTTTTACCATTGCTttaaatagcaaaacaaaatatatagcGAAACGAGGCTCAGCCAAGTCTCTAACAGGAATAGGAGACACCACATAACTCTTAAATGGCAAAATGCTCCATCCACAAGCTCCAGAATTCTAACAATTAACAAATTtccatatttctaaaaattatctTCCCAAAATTTTCCCAAAATTGTAAACAAAGTTACAAAATTGGAGGCTCACTTTAATGTGCATAAGTATCTATTGCCCAGTTTTGTATGAGAAGACACCCAGATGCTGATGTTAAATCTGCAATTGCCTTTCCCACCTCCACGATGCCAGCGCCTCCACCACAGACACCTGCCTAGACAGGTCAAACATGGACACGTGCACCCAAGGTAAGATTATAAAGAAAGTATTTCTGGTAACATGAATACGACTTCTTGTTATGTTCATAAAGCAGAAAAGCATAGCAGTATTAAAGAGCAAGGAAAGAGAATCTGGAATTAGACCAAATGAAGACTcttcaatctgaaaaaaaaagagaaaaggaataataataaatacatttattttagatCACAGATAGCACCACCAAACTTATCTAACTTTCCCTGTATAAATCTCTGTTGATAAAACTGCAGATGATTTTGCAAACCTTTTAGTTTACCCCGCTGGTTCTCCTACAACCATAGAGAAGAGAGTGCTGGTATTAGAATCATATCCTTGCTCTAACACTTAGTAACTGTGTGACGCTGGGCAGGTCAGTCAAACTCTCTGATGCTCTCGCAAATTAACTTCCCTGTCCTACAGTGCAACAGGAAACGTGAATAGGTTTTCCATGCCAAGATACACTGAGTAATACAATTTCCCAGAAAAGCTGGATTATCTGCCTCTGGCCTCCACCTGAAGGGGCAGAGAAGTCCAATCCCTCCCTGTTCCATGCTGCTAGAGTTAGGTGTTAGAGCTGCAATACATCTGTTACAGTGTCTTCACACTGGGTTACAACAATCTTGTTTCCACTTCTCTCCTCTATTGGACTGGGAGCTTTGAGACCCAACTACAGTGCCCAGACACTTAGGAATGGTGTCTCTGCAGAACCACGTCACTCTTCTCTTCGGGCTATTTAGCAAAGAGCTGCCACGCAAAGGGAGGGACAGTTCACCCTTGAAGGCCCAGAGGAGCCCAACATGGAAATGGCAGAAGAGCAAACACTTGCAGGTGCTGCCTCTGCCTGTAACCCCACACctgcagctcctctgtcctccctttaGAGGGttagtgatgctgggaaagtcacACCCAGGACCACGGCCTTCCTCATCTCCCCCGCTCCCAGGGGCAGGGAATGGGACCCCATGGGAATCTTCTCTGCCTGCTGAATTGTTACCCTGATTAATGTCTTCCAGACCGTGAGGCTTATCATATTAGAGGTGTCTGTAATGGTCCCCAGGATACTGATATTACAATAGGGTTTCTTAAGGTTAGAAACCCACCTTGATGGTGCTGCTTAGAGGTCTCGATCTGTGGAAAAGAACATGGAGAAAGAAAACAGTTAAGTTTGACTTCTGAAATGCTGCTTACTACAAAAGTCTAAAATTGTTATGAACAAAGATGGCAGAAGAGCCTGTGAGGAAAAACCTAGACGTTTCCTACCAGCCGGAGATCCCAAGCCATCCAGAGAGCTGGAGGAGGCCAGGGTTGGAGGGCCCTACCGTAGCAGGGCTTGCACTCAAGGCCCGTGCCTTCCGGAGACCCTCTTTGGTCCTGGGTGTGCCCGAGGCTGCCAGGAGAGCCGAGGAGGCCACAGGGAAGAAGCCTTGGGAGTGCCTGCACACGTGCCGCTGCTCCCTGCTCTCACTGCAGGGAAGCCACTGTCTCAGCGACCACACTGTGCCCAGCTCTCTCAGAGGGTGCCACTACGCAGAGCTTTAGTAACACTCCCTGATAATCCCAGGATGCAGATGTCTTTATATCAAAGCAGCTTTATGCCGTGGCTGTGCTCAGATACAACTGTCAGTGGTTAACCAAAGAACTTGACAACTTACCCCACTTAACTATCTTGGGTTGTGTTAAAGTAACGTGATTCACTCGGCAACTGTACTGATCCTTGCTGTTGGGAGTGAACTCAGCGTGGGACAGAAGGTAGAAAGACCAGTCCTTGCTGAAAGACAGGTCTGACTGCTCCGATTTAATCTTCTCCCCGTTCTTCAGCAAATCGATTTCAATCTGGGGTGGATGGAACCCATACACATAGCAGTTCAGGTAATTTGGCTTTCCATCTTCTGGCGGGTGTCTTGAGTATACCTGGACCTCTGGAATACCTGAGGAGTGGCCGGGAAAGACACATGAAATTGCAGAGTATTCCACTTGGGGCTCCTTTGGTCTGAAGCTAGATCAGGCACCAAATGTTTACATTGGATCCTCCATTTCTCCCAATTCCTCTTTCCCTCGGGCCAAATGACCTTCCATTTTTGCAAAAGGCCACCTCCAGGTTGTGGGAAACGCCATGACTTAGTATCTCTCCCACATAATCCCCTACACAGGCCTTTCAGGCTTTTCCTGGCAGATTTCTGGCAACATCTTTTTCTGTCAACGGACACTATGCTGTATCTTTTAAGAACTGTGTGTGGAGGCTCTCAAGAGGCTTCACGGCTCCTCAGCACATAGAATCTGTATCGCTCAAGAGTCTACATGATTTGGCCCCAGCCTACTGATCGGGCTTCATTTCTCACTTCACACACCCTCCAGAGTGGCCACATCAAAAGACTCCCATATTATACCCTGTTTCAGCCCCGCCAGTTATTTTCCTCACATTTGCTTCCTTCTTCCTGGTCTCCTGTCTAGATGCACACCCACCAGACTTCTCAGCAGGTGCCTAGTGCAGAGCCCTGCACAGCGCAGCTGCCTGGCAAACGGCAGGTGTAATCATCAGTACCTCCTCGCTCAGGTTCCTAACAGAGTCCACCCACAGTGTATTTCCACAGAACACAAGCTGTTCACCATGTCTAGAGTTTACGTGACAGACCTCTATCTGAACGTGTACCTGATTCATGAGCCAGACAAGAGAGAAGCAAAAGGGAAACACCGACAGGAGCTGGAAACACCTTAGATGAGCTGGGTGAGAACAACAGGGAAGAGTGAGGACTGCGGCAAATGGGAAAGATCAGACTCTCCATTAGGACCAAGAGGCGTAATGCATGTGACGGTGGGAGCTGCATTTTTAATGAGCACGGTCAAGTGACTTCCACATCTGCCAGGCTGAGAATATCACACATTGCTACAGGACAGGTGGATTCCAAAATGAGACGCACGTTTAGACCCTCCATGAGGATGTGGAAGAAAGTATTATAAGCTCTGTATCTACATTTTCTAAGTGAACTGTTAATGCTACTAAACGTACAGactgatataaatatatgtatataatccaCTTAGATACAAATGCACTCAGGGGACATGATTACAAAGGTCAGTTCATCCTCTATGTCCAGGAGGCGCAGAGGAGGAGGAGTCCAGGCCACTGTGACTGGATATATCTCTGTAGAATCTTCCAATCATCAAAGAAAAGGTCCCTAGTCCCACTAAGAGCTAGACTGGAAATACTATGAAGCCCTGGTATTTTTCCAACGTTCAAAGTGAAGATAAATCAGAAACCTCTATTTACACCTCTATTTACCTCTATTTAAACCTTTATTTACATTTGAGCTTCTATTAAGTgacagttaagttgctcagtcatgtccgactccttgcgaccccatggactatagagtccatggaattctccaggccagaatactggagtgggtagcctttctcttctccaggggatctttccaacccagggatcgaacccaggtctcccccattgcaggtggatctaaTAACTAGACCCTAATACATCCAACAGCACAGGTTCATCCCACCTGGAATCCTCCCTTTGAGGGAGCTAGGCAGGTTTGTGCCGGGGGGTGGGTTTGCAAGGGTATCACAATAGTGATTTCCAAAAGAAGGAGGTGTACTCGACAGGTCTGGGTTTGAATCTGGCTTCGGCCACTTACTGCTTCTGCATTTTGGGGAAGAGTTATTTTCGCTTCTGTAGTTTAACTGAAAATTTATGCCCAGACTGAAATAAAACCTACACAGGGAAAGAGCAGAAAATAGATTCCCCCTCCCAAAGTGAATCACACAGGTTTTTTGTATGTCTTCTAGAAATCCCCTGTGTATTTTCCAGGCATGTATTCTCTCGGAAATTTTCTAATGAACATACTTTTTAATATCTGCttgttattttttgaaagaattctaTGGCCACAACAAAATATCAATAGTGATAATACAGACATCATGTGGTTTTTtggcaaatacattttaaattccatTCTCACATGAAAGAGAAATCTGAGCTTCAGTGTATTTAGAAGGTATCTGAACACAGTGTCCCTGACAACCTGGGTAAGTGTGTTGATTATTCAGCCCTAGTTTTACAACCTTTCTGACTGATAAACCTTCACTTACTCAAAACTGAAAGTAGAGAGACACTTCATATTGGAAAGAACCAGGCAAGAAGCCAAAGGAGGAAGCCCTTTGTGAACAAAGGTCACAGAGGCCCACGGCTGCCCAGCTTGCTCCCTAGAATCTCACCCCAGAAGACTGTGAAAAACGTACCAGTGACTGCCCAAGGGGCGCACCACCGGGCCAAAGGCTCTACTGTCTGCCACTGATCCCCTGGCGGCATTAACTTGTTTCAACTTgtcagcctccatttcctcatttgtgaCACCCTGATGATAGGCACCGTATTTACATCGCAGACCCCTTTCACAATTAAATGTCACAGCACACGGAGCAGGACAGACAGCTGTCAACGGGGACCTCTATGATTGTTATTAAAAGCGAAGCGTAAGGAGAACAAGAGAATTAACGACCAGCACTGGTTTGTTAAACCTCAAGGCATTCCACGAAAGTCTCCGAAAATTCCTCGTTCTGGTTTGGTCCCTTATTTGGGGAAAAGGACAGAGGGGCAGATGAACCTGCCCGGCTCCTGCTGGAAGCTCCAGGCCCTCAGGATGCCAGCTGGCCGACATACCCTGGCGGCGACTCCCCCAAAGCCCACGCGTTGTCTCCACCCGTTCGCagcccccaaccctgccctcTGGGGCCCGCCAGCCCGCCCGCAACACGAGATGCCCGGGGGCAGCCAGAGCCCCGCGAAGCAGCGGAAGAGAATCCCTCCCCCACCTCGCCCGCCCTGAACCACATCCGCACCCAGGAACTCCGTCCCGACCCGCGCGGTACCGTCCGGCCGAGCCAGGGGCTCCCTCCCCACATCCCGGGGAAGCTGGCGACCTGAGGTCgcaccctctccccactccccactccccgcGCACCCCGCCGCTTCCACTGCCCGAGACGAAGGCGGCTGCGCCTCCACCGAGCTGGGATGGAACACTTGGGAGCGGGAGCGGGGTGGACAGTTAGTGCCCAAGGTGCCAAGTGGGTGTGATCGGGACAGGACGGGCTGGcggaagaggggagagaggagaggacacTCACGCTGGATGGCGTCCAGTCCAGACAGCGACAGCAGCCCGAGAAGGACCAAGACCGCGAAGCCAGCCATCCTTGCGGCAGCTGCGCGGGTGG includes these proteins:
- the LOC138095650 gene encoding beta-2-microglobulin-like: MAGFAVLVLLGLLSLSGLDAIQRIPEVQVYSRHPPEDGKPNYLNCYVYGFHPPQIEIDLLKNGEKIKSEQSDLSFSKDWSFYLLSHAEFTPNSKDQYSCRVNHVTLTQPKIVKWDRDL